DNA from Prunus persica cultivar Lovell chromosome G6, Prunus_persica_NCBIv2, whole genome shotgun sequence:
TCACAAACTTTGAAATAACCAAAATCGAAGCCAACCACCaaaactctctctccatctctctcccGGACACGCTCTTCTGGCGGCGCGTCGAATTCAGTCGCGGCAGAACTATGGGACAGTCTTCTTCCTTTCCCGAGGCTCCAGCGGAGCATGGTCATAGAGAAATCTCAACCAGCCGCCGGTTCAGCTTCAAACCGATGCCGATTCTTTCCTCCTCGCCAGTTCAGCCCGACGAAGAACCGGACTTTTACGAGGAAGTCACTCACGGACGAGACTACACTGCCGATCTTCCCGACGAGTGTTTGGCCAGTATTTTCCATTTCCTCGGCTCCGGCGACCGGAAACAGAGTTCGCTCGTCTGCCACCGTTGGTTCCGAGTGGACGGCCAGAGCCGGCACCGCCTCTCTCTCAAAGCCCAAGCCGGGCTCCTCCCTTTCCTGCCTTCTCTCTTCGTTCGCTTCGACTCGGTCACGAAGCTCGCGCTTCGCTGCGATCGCAAATCGATCAGCCTCGACGACGACGCTTTGGTCCTGATCTCGATCCGCTGCAAGAGCCTCACGCGGCTCAAGCTTCGTGGCTGCCGCGAAATCACCGACCTAGGGATGGCCTCGTTCGCGCAGAACTGTAAAGGCTTGAAGAAGCTATCGTGCGGCTCGTGCATGTTCGGTTCCAAAGCCATGAACGCCGTCGTCGAGCACTGCACGGCGCTCGAGGAGCTCTCGGTGAAGCGGCTCCGTGGCGTCCAAGACGGCTCCGAGCCGATCGGCGCAGAGATGGCGTCGTCCTCGCTGAAATCTATAACCTTGAAGGAGATACTTAATGGACAGTGCTTTGGACCGCTTATAGTCGGTTCGAAAAATCTCAAGACTTTGAAGCTAATCCGCTGTTTGGGGGATTGGGATAGGGTTTTGGAAAAGCTTGGAAATGGATATCGGGGTTTGATTGAAATTCACCTAGAGAGGTTGCAAGTGACCGATTTGGGGCTTTCGGGGATTTCGAAATGCTCGAATTTGGAGGTCTTGCACATTGTTAAGGCTCCTGAGTGTTCGAATTTTGGTCTTATTTGTGTTGCCGAACACTGTAAACTACTGAGGAAGCTTCACATTGATGGATGGAGGACGAATAGGATTGGGGATGAGGGTTTGATTGCCATAGCTAAAGAGTGCCCAAACATACAAGAGCTTGTTCTGATTGGCGTCAATCCCACCTCTTTGAGCTTGACGGCAATAGCTTCCAATTGCCAGAAGCTGGAAAGGTTGGCGCTTTGCGGTAGTGGCTCAATTGGGGATGCAGAGTTTGCTTGCATTGCTGCAAAATGCGTGGCGCTGAAGAAGCTTTGTATCAAGGGGTGCCCAATTTCCAATGTTGGTCTTGAAATGCTTGCTTGGGGTTGTCCTAGTTTGGCCAAGATTAAGGTCAAGAAGTGCAGAGGAGTGAGCGGTGAGGCCGCAGAGTGGTTGCGGGAACGGAGAGGATCCTTGACTGTGAATTGGGATGCTGGTGAAATTGGATCAATCGATCCTAGTGGCTGTGCAAGTGGAGCTGTGGAAAGCGGGATGGAGTTTCAGATGGATCACGTAGCTGTTGCTATTGCTCCATCAAGTAGCAATGGTCCATTGGCATTGTTTAGAACaaagtttgggtttttttcaGGTAGGAGCTTTGTTCCATGCACATTCAGAAGGTGGCCAGTTAGTGAGAGTAGTTCCAGTGGAAACTCGTAGGGAATCTTTATGTGGGCGACCGAAGTTGCCTTCGGTGCCTCAGCTCACGTTGTCATGTTGTTTTACATTACAGTTAATTGGTCAATTGAATTTCTTCTGTATTCATTTTCGGCCTTATGATGCTGTGTTGGATTTTTGTTCGCAAAGAAATGCCTTCAGAAAAGCTGGCATTCAAGTTGTACTTATTTAGGTCAATTGTCCAGGAAACATACCTACTTCATTTTCTGCAGTTTTGGTAATTTGCTTCTTTGAGAACTTGTTTACTTTTTCCTACATTTTCCCCTTGATATCATTTGTccctccttttttttgggtcgttTTTTATTATCTGAGCTGAAGGTAGTTTGTGGATTCTTTCTACTATTAGATTGGTAAGACTTGTGTGGCTTGTTTCTACTATTAGATTGGTAGGACTTGTGTGGCTTGTTTCTACTATTGTGATCGATGGAATATATGCGCGGGATGGTGTTGAGTTTTGATGCAGGAAGTGCTTTATAATCAGTTTTTGCTCGATCAAAGAGAATCCAAAACTGCTTGTATTTGTTTTCTGATCTGTGTGGTTGTGTTGGTTGAGTTTGAATTCATGCTGCATATAGCCCTTGTGCAATTTAATGTGATATGGGTGATACTGTTGTATTGAGAGGCCTTTTGGAGTGTGATGCATTGATTCTGTTCTAAGTGCCTGAGTGGGTTGAGGCTTGAGGGTTTGGTTTTATTTGAGTAACAGATCAGACTTTTGCAGCTAGCTTCGACTTGAAAAGGCAAAGCAAGCAATTATACAAAGTTGAAAAAGGCAAAGGGTTTTGGTTTGGACAAGTGGTTAAGAGAGACAGCTTGTGAGTGTTACAGAAGCATTGTTCCTGAATTTCTTCCAACATTTAAGGTCATGGTGGTTTGCTTGCATGCTTGTCCTCCCGGCAGTATTATTGCCAGCGTGAAAAAAAGCTATTGGGTATATCTTGCAAGATTGTGCAGCCGAACCAACTTGACcctcctttttcttcaatattcCCACTTATTGTTGTAGCAGATTGTGTGTTCCTCTAAATAGGGCTGTTATATAATTATTACCAAGCTATCTCAACTGTTTATTACCAACCCAAATTATTAGTTGGGATTTAAAGAATAGATCACATGTTTACTGATCTATAATTGAGGGATGTGACTTTTgatcccaaaaaataaaattggggGATGAGACTTAGTAGGTTAAGGAGAATTGTAACCttgaaactttaaaaattgTGTGATGATATAATGGGTAAGAAGTGAACTTATGATGATGTTTTTTTAAGTACAAACtatagtctaaattacaagGGATGAATGGATTTTTCACACAGACACAATTATGATGCCGTGAGAATTCAAACTTGAGGTTGAGGCCTGTGGTCTGCAAGTTAAGACTTTTTTCTACTCGGCTAGATCCCATTGACTATTATGGGTTATTTTTCCAACAATGACATGGTACCATGATTCTCCACCCAAAGATTCCAATTCCttcaaaattaggaattgaattcatAATATTGTGTGCTCCTCActagtgtttttattttccataatTAGTAAACACACAAATAATGTGTATTTTGAATGCAACTCCTTATTTTAATTCTGATTAtggataaattaaaatatcatgaTATAGGAAATGACGCCCcaaattattgttttataaCAAATCCAAGGGCAAAAGAATAAGGCAAAAGAAAatctatatatactagcccctccaattggttttcttttttcttttatattttatttttagagttaagaaaagataatataggtagttatgttccataaaagtaggacctattatctgattttgttttcaattttaattttgtttaatatgaaaaagtgtgaatataccatattatcctcatttaattaataatttttattcttaatatttgaattaaccaagggcattttatattattttgaatgtttcaccattctctgacGTTATAACAATACAGTCCTCTGTCTGTGATAAATGCCGTATGTTCGCTGTCGGCAGGGTGCATGAGTATATGATTGTACCCCGAAtaagcatccatgaagctgagcagaTTGTGACCGGCAGTGGTGTCTACGAGCTGGTCGATTCGTGGCAACGGAAAGCTATATTCGGACAGGCCTTGTTCAGATCGGTATAGTCTTGGCACATTCGCCAATCGCCTTTCGTCTTCCGAACCATCACAGAGTTCGCCAGCCATACAGGGTATGTAGCTTCTCTGATAAAATCGATAGCTTGGAGCTTGCCAACTTCGGTTCTCATGACCTCGTACCGTTCGACATCATACGACCGGTGCTTTTGACACACATGTTTATAAGTGGGGGAGATACTGAGCTTGTGGCTGATGACCTCGGGGGAAATGCCTGGCATATCGTCATATAACCAGGCTAACACTTTGGAGTGGTGCCGTAAGAACTCAATAAATTCTGCTCAGAGGGCTAGGGTGAGTGTGGTGCCGATTTTGACGCATCGATCGGGTTGCTCTTCGTTCAAGACTATCGTTTCTAATTCTTCGATGGGTTACGCTTGTGGCGTGGGCGTTTCATCCTTTGGGTCGTCAATTGGTTCTGCACCGTTCGGCGTGGCCTTGAAGGTGAAAGTCTCCCAAGGGGGTTTGAGGGCTGCCGATTTAAGAGCTGTTGCATAGCAAGTTCGTGCGTTAAGCCGGTTTCATCTGATTGTGCCTGTGCCGTAGCTAGTTGGGAATTTCATCAGCAACATGTGGAGTGAAAGGTGCACCTTGATGCCAGCCAGTGCCGTTCGGTCTATTATGACGTTGTATGCTGTTGGACAATCGACTATGAGGAATTTGTCGTATATCATTGTTTTTCGTGGGGCAATGTTGGAGGCGATGGGCAAATTGACGCGGCCGATTGGTTGAACCAGGTCCCTAGAGAAACTGAGTAGAGGCGTCAGCTGCCGATTGATGTGGCTATCGTCTATTCCCAATTCCCCAAATGCGTCGGCAAAGATTACGTTTACCGAACTTCCTATATCAATCAGCACTCGTCCCACATCGAAGTCGGCAATTTCTGCTCGTATGATCATTGGGTCATCATGGGGTAAAGGatcccttcttcttcctccttgtGGAATGTGATGGGTTTCCACCGAACTTTCGGTACTTTATGGTGCCGATTGACCTCTATGCCGAAGACTTGTGGGTATTGTGCGACTCAGACGTATTGCTTTCTCGAACGGTTGGATTTACCCGCCAGAGTAGGGCCTCCGCTGATGATGCAGATCATGTTAATTTGTCGATTCGCGTTCGGAACTAGCACTTGTGGTGGTCTAGCGATGTACTGATCCAGCTTGCCCTCCCGAATCAAACGCTTGACGATTTTTCTCAGACTTATGCATTCTTCGGTATTATGACTGTTGTGCTGGTGGTACCGGCAGAATTTGCCAGTATCCCGATTGTCCTGTCTATTGGGTTTCTGATTGGCCGACTTCGGTATTATCTCGTGCTCGTTCATGAGAACAGCCTCGTTAGTGGTGTTCAGCAAGGTGAAGACTTCATGACTGCGGTCATGATTTGGTAAGGGCGCTCGATGGTCGTTGCAATCATATTtaccttttcctttcttcgaGTGCCCTTGCCGAGTGTCGAAATTGTCTTTCCGTTTTTTGCTCACCGGATACCTTTTTGTCCTTTCAACCGAGGTGTATGGTGGTCCTTGTGCCGAATAATTCTTCATTACTTGCTCCTCCTGGCTCAGATTTAGAGTTGAAGTATTTGGCTTTTGTGTGAA
Protein-coding regions in this window:
- the LOC18772367 gene encoding F-box protein SKIP2, yielding MGQSSSFPEAPAEHGHREISTSRRFSFKPMPILSSSPVQPDEEPDFYEEVTHGRDYTADLPDECLASIFHFLGSGDRKQSSLVCHRWFRVDGQSRHRLSLKAQAGLLPFLPSLFVRFDSVTKLALRCDRKSISLDDDALVLISIRCKSLTRLKLRGCREITDLGMASFAQNCKGLKKLSCGSCMFGSKAMNAVVEHCTALEELSVKRLRGVQDGSEPIGAEMASSSLKSITLKEILNGQCFGPLIVGSKNLKTLKLIRCLGDWDRVLEKLGNGYRGLIEIHLERLQVTDLGLSGISKCSNLEVLHIVKAPECSNFGLICVAEHCKLLRKLHIDGWRTNRIGDEGLIAIAKECPNIQELVLIGVNPTSLSLTAIASNCQKLERLALCGSGSIGDAEFACIAAKCVALKKLCIKGCPISNVGLEMLAWGCPSLAKIKVKKCRGVSGEAAEWLRERRGSLTVNWDAGEIGSIDPSGCASGAVESGMEFQMDHVAVAIAPSSSNGPLALFRTKFGFFSGRSFVPCTFRRWPVSESSSSGNS